One Dermacentor silvarum isolate Dsil-2018 chromosome 10, BIME_Dsil_1.4, whole genome shotgun sequence genomic window carries:
- the LOC119466318 gene encoding lethal(3)malignant brain tumor-like protein 3 — MEAMEATEVPGAQEAQEAQEVQEMPGAQDSLGAQEAPGAMEATGAQEASGLQEAEEAQEAPERQEATEAQEVTEVQEAMEAKEAPEAREVPLAQEAPEVPEIPPDAQDNPDAQEALGGDETFSCDTKCA, encoded by the coding sequence ATGGAGGCCATGGAGGCCACGGAGGTGCCGGGGGCCCAGGAAGCCCAGGAGGCGCAGGAGGTGCAGGAGATGCCGGGGGCCCAGGACTCGCTGGGAGCGCAGGAGGCACCGGGGGCGATGGAGGCGACGGGGGCGCAGGAGGCATCGGGGCTCCAGGAGGCCGAGGAGGCGCAGGAGGCGCCGGAGCGCCAGGAAGCGACGGAGGCCCAGGAGGTGACGGAGGTTCAGGAGGCGATGGAGGCCAAGGAGGCGCCGGAAGCACGGGAGGTGCCGCTGGCCCAGGAGGCGCCGGAGGTCCCGGAAATCCCCCCGGACGCCCAGGACAATCCGGACGCCCAGGAGGCCCTGGGAGGAGATGAAAcctttagctgcgacaccaaatgtgCATAa